One window from the genome of Nicotiana sylvestris chromosome 9, ASM39365v2, whole genome shotgun sequence encodes:
- the LOC104233276 gene encoding vacuolar protein sorting-associated protein 32 homolog 2-like, with amino-acid sequence MFTRIFGKPKQETNALATLDKLNETLEMLEKKEKVLLKKTAAEVEKAKEFTRAKNKRAAIQCLKRKRLYEQQVEQLGNFQLRIHDQMILLEGAKATTETVDALRTGAAAMKAMQKATNIDDVDKTMDEINEQTENMKMIQEALSTPIGAAADFDEDELEAELEELEEAELEEQLLQPATTAPSAPIHLPTTGRQQVRPAAQQNKAEEDELAALQAEMAL; translated from the exons ATGTTTACGAGAATATTTGGAAAACCCAAACAAGAAACAAATGCTCTAGCAACTTTAGACAAGTTAAATGAG ACACTTGAGATGCTTGAGAAAAAGGAGAAAGTTTTATTGAAAAAAACTGCTGCTGAGGTTGAAAAAGCGAAGGAATTTACTagagcaaaaaataaaagag cTGCAATACAATGTTTAAAAAGGAAAAGGCTCTATGAGCAGCAAGTCGAACAGCTTGGAAATTTCCAATTACGTATCCATGATCAG ATGATACTTTTAGAAGGCGCAAAAGCCACAACAGAAACTGTCGATGCTTTGAGAACTGGAGCAGCTGCAATGAAAGCCATGCAGAAGGCAAC GAATATTGATGATGTTGACAAAACAATGGATGAAATCAATGAGCAGACTGAGAATATGAAAATGATTCAGGAAGCGTTATCTACGCCAATTGGTGCAGCTGCTGATTTTGATGAA GATGAGTTGGAGGCAGAACTTGAAGAACTGGAAGAAGCTGAGTTGGAGGAACAACTCCTTCAGCCTGCAACAACTGCGCCTTCTGCACCTATTCATCTGCCTACTACTGGTAGGCAACAAGTGCGTCCTGCCGCCCAGCAGAATAAAGCAGAAGAAGATGAACTTGCTGCTTTGCAGGCTGAAATGGCTCTTTGA